The Cellulosimicrobium sp. ES-005 genome segment CTCCAGGGCCGGCGCCACCCGGGCCGGGTGTGGTTCGAGGTCGACGCCCCCGCGGGCGAGCCGTCGCGCTGGCTCACCTACCACGCGACCGTCGTCCTCGACTGGTGGGACGGCGCGGGCGTCAGGACGTCGGCGCGCCCGACACGACCTCGGCGCCGTCGAGCACCGCGATGAGCTCGTCGAACCACTCGACGTAGCTCGCGTAGGTGAACGGCCGCTTGTCGTCCCACCCGACGACCTGGCCCGCCTGCACCGCGGGCAGCCCCGCGTAGACGGGGTTGGCGGCCATCGCCTCGTCGGAGCCCGTGTAGCTCAGCACGAGGTCGGCCGGGTGGTCCGGCACGCGCTCCCAGCTCAGCTCGGCCCAGCCCTCCTGGTCCTGCGGCCCGCCGATCGTGAAGCCCAGCTCCTCGAGCAGCGCGAGCTGGCCGAGGTTCTTCTGGCCCACCCACAGCTGCTCCGCGCCGTTGAGCGGCAGGATCGTCAGCGGCTTCTCCGCCGCGATGCCGCGCAGCGTGTCGAGCCGCTCGTCGAACGCGGCCTTCGCCTCCGCGACCTCCGGCGAGTCGACGTCGCCGCCGAGCGCCTCCGCGAGCGACGCGTAGTCCTCGATCACCTCGACGACCGGCCGGCCCGAGAACCTCATGCCGACGAACGGAGCGACCGCCGTCGCCTCCTCGGTGACCGTGTCGTCCCACCAGGTCCAGGCCGTGCCGTCCTCGTT includes the following:
- a CDS encoding ABC transporter substrate-binding protein, yielding MTRTTRPSSTLPTAARPTRHRRPVRSLAAGALAVGLAATLAACSAGTEPGTDGADPSAAADGWSWTSSGYGTTYALDEAPDSLVVDGYTAAALWDYGVRPAGVFGYGFSDAGALSIGNARVDEMEVVGADAELNLEKLLALEPDLVIGFGNEDGTAWTWWDDTVTEEATAVAPFVGMRFSGRPVVEVIEDYASLAEALGGDVDSPEVAEAKAAFDERLDTLRGIAAEKPLTILPLNGAEQLWVGQKNLGQLALLEELGFTIGGPQDQEGWAELSWERVPDHPADLVLSYTGSDEAMAANPVYAGLPAVQAGQVVGWDDKRPFTYASYVEWFDELIAVLDGAEVVSGAPTS